CCTTTGTATACTTTTAGTATATGAATGTCCGGCAAATGTTTGGTTATCCACATATAAAAAGTTTTTTGAAATATGTCCTGGATTTTAGTGGACGACTTGTAAATAAAGTTGGCATTTCCCATTGTTTATCTAGATATTCTCCAAAATTTTTTGGGAAACAATGAACATAAATTAGCAGGGGCTTTCCGAAAAATATAAATATACTAAAAGTATACAGCCCTAGTGAACAGCCTTGGTGAGGTGTCTATCTATGAGGTTTCATGCCAAAAGGTTTGCATTGCTTTTGAGCGTGCTGTTGTTAGCCGCCTTTGTTTCGGGATGCATCTCCGGAGGGGGAACGTCCCCCACGCAGACAACCTCCAGTCCCGGACAGACGACCACTCAGGAACAGGTTGAGATAGTCGTCTATGGTCAGTGGGGTGGAGTTGAGGGTGAGAACTTCCAAAATGCCCTGAAAGTTTACGAGCAGGAGCACCCGAACGTTAAGATAAAGTACGTGGTTCAGTCCAAGCTCAGGGATGCCGTTCTCACGGAGCTCGCCACCGGTTCACCAGGTTTTGACATAGCGATTCTTCCATGGCCGGCGCTCATTACCGAGCTCGGTCAGAAGAACCAGCTTGAGCCCATGAATTCCGTCGTTGACGCTTATAAAGGCGACATTATGGAGAACCTACTTGAACCTGTGAAGGTTGGGGACACCTACTATGCCGTTCCCATAAAGGCCTGGGCGAAGCCCGGAATATGGTACAACGTCCACGACTTCGAGAAGTACAACCTGACCCCACCTAAGACCCTCGATGACCTTAAAGCCGTCTGTAAGGTCTTTGAGCAGAATGGGATCCAGCCCATGGCCAGCGGAGCAGCCGACAAGTGGCCTCTTAGTGATATCTTCGAGGCGGTTCTTATAAGGGTTGGCGGTCCTCAGCTTCACAACGACCTCATGACCCACAAGGTCAAGTGGACCGACCCGCAGGTTCTTGAGGCCTTCAAGGTTCTCAGCGACCTCCTCAAGGAGGGCTGCTACGGTGACCCCAAGGTTGCCATCGGTGAGAAATGGGAGGTTCAGGTTACCAGGCTCGGCCAGGGAGAGGTTGCCATGTACTTCATGGGCAACTGGATCAACCTGATGCTTCAGAACCAGGGATACCAGCCCGGCACCGACTATGACCTGATTCCGTTCCCCGTCATCAACCCCAACGCAGACTTTGCCATCGTCGCCGGTGGTGACTGGGTTATCATACCCAAGGGGGCCCCGCACAAGGATGCCGCCTTTGAGCTCGCCAAGTGGCTCGCCGGTCCAGAGTACCAGAAGATAATGGTCGAGCAGAAGGGCTACCTCGCCCCCAACCTTCAGGTTCCCAAGAGCGCCTACGACCCGGTTGACGCGAAGATAATAGACATGATGGCCAAGTACACCGTGGTTCCGGACCTCGACGATAACGCTCCATCAGGATTCCAGCCGATAATCTGGGACAAGCTCTTCGAGCTCTGGGCCAACCCGGACAACTACCAGCAGATAGCCCAGGAGCTTGAACAGTACGCAGAACAGTACTACGGCTCATGAGGTGCCTGAGATGGGCGGAAGGAGGGACTGGCTCAGCAAGGATTTCCTGATCCTGATGATGCCCGCCTTCATCCTCCTTTTAGTTTTTATACTCTATCCGATTTTCAACACGTTCTACCTGGGGTTCACCAAGTGGGACGGCTTCACCCAGCCCCAGTTCGTTGGACTCGATAACTACCGAACCATGATGGGTGACCCGCTCTTCTGGACGTCGGTGAAGAACAACATATTCATATTCATCGTTTTCCTGCCCTTTGTGACCATGCTCGGCCTTGGTTTTGCGCTCCTCCTCCACAACAGCGCCGTTGTGGGGCGCAACCTGCTCAGGGGCTTCGTTATGCTCGGAATGGTGATGCCCCTTACCGTCGTAGGTATCGTCTGGATGCTGCTCCTGGACCCCAACGCGGGTATCGTCAACCACGTTCTGAGCGTCTTTGGGATTGAGCCCAGGGCATGGATTCAGGACCCCAGCACGGCGATATACTTCGTTATAATAGGCTCCCTGTGGGCGTGGCAGGGCTTCTCGACCACCGTGTTCCTGGCTGGACTGGAGGGGCTCGACGTTGAGGTTCTTGAGGCATCGGTTATTGACGGTGCAAACCCCTGGCAGCGCTTCAGATACGTCATACTGCCCCTGCTGAAGCCCGCATTAATAGTCGTCGTCACGATGAGCTCCATCTACATACTCAAGGTCTTCGACCTCGTTTACGTGCTCTCCGGTGGCGAATCCGTGCCGATGTACCTCTCGGTGCTGGCCTACATGGTGTACTACGAGATATTCCGCATGTTCAAGTGGGGCTACGCGGCCGCGATAGCGACGTTGCTGACCGTTGCAGTGTTCCTGTTCTCCATAGGGATGCTGAAGAGGATGATAAGTGAAAGGGGAGTGGGCTCATGAAGGTAAGCACTAGATACAAGGTCACCATTAATCTCGTGGCTTGGACTATAGGGCTGATGCTCCTCATACCCCTCCTGGGGCTGATAATGACCTCCGTCAGGCCGTTCGACGAGATAGTTAACGGCTGGTGGAACCTCAGGAACGCCCACTTTATCATCAACAACTACGTCAGCGTGTGGGACGCTGGCTTCTGGAGGAACATCCTCAACTCCATCCTGATAGCCACGGTGGCCACGATAGTCCCGATACTCATCGCCGGAATGGCCGCCTACGGCTTTACCTCATTCAGCTTCCCGATAAAGACGATGCTCTTCCTCACCCTCGTGGCCATCCAGGTCGTTCCGCAGCAGGCAGTCATAGTCCCGCTCCTGAGGCTCTTCCGCGACCTGCACATGTACGACCAGTATTACGGCATAATCCTCGTTCACACGGCCTTCGCGCTTCCATGGACGATATTCTTCCTCCGCAACTTTTTCATGTCCATTCCCAAGGACTATGAGGAGGCTGCAAGGATAGACGGCCTCAGTGACGTTGGGATATACTTCAGGGTGATACTACCCATAGCGATGCCAGCAGTCATCAGCGTTGCGGTGGTGCAGTTCATCTTCGTGTGGCAGGACCTATTCTTCGCCATAACCCTGCTGAGGCCGGAAAAGTGGCCAGTATCCGCCGGCGTGACTCAGTTCATAAGCCGCTACAACCCCAACTGGGGACAGCTGACGGCAGCAGGAGTGCTGGCGATAATAGTACCCATAACTGTCTACGTCGTGCTCCAGAAGTACTACATGAGGGGAGTGTCCGGCGGAATCAAGGGCTGAGCCCTTTCAAAACTTTTTTGGAGGGATATGTATGGAGTTCGTCCTCGGTGTCAACTACTGGCCGAGAAGGAAGGCCATGTTCTGGTGGAAGGAGTTTGAGGAGGATGAGGTTCGGGAGGAGTTCACGGTAATAAAGGAGCTCAACCTCGATGTCGTGAGGATTTTCCTGCTATGGGAAGACTTCCAGCCGGAACCCGAAAGGGTCGACGAGAAATCCCTCCGGAACCTGGAGAGGGTCATGGACATAGCGCATGAGCTCGGACTGGGGGTCATGCCGACCTTCTTCATCGGGCACATGAGCGGAATAAACTGGCTCCCGGAGTGGACGCTCTCCGAGACCCCTCACCCCCGGTTTCTGACGTACTCAAACGGGAGGGTCGTTGACCTCGGTGCGAGGGACATCTACGAGGAGCCTGACCTTTTGAAGGCTGAGGAGCTGCTCCTTCGGACGGTCGGCTCCGAGCTCGACGACCATCCGGCGCTGTACGCGTGGGACATCTCCAACGAGATAGACAACGTCAGGATTCCCCGCACTCCCTGGGCCGGGAAAAGATGGGTTCGGTTTGTTTACGAGACGCTGAAGGCCAGTTCCAGCAAGCCGGTAACCTTCGGCATCCATCAGGAGGACATCCAGGGGGACAAGCACTTCCGCGTGGGCGATGTCGCCGAGGGAAACGACTTCCTCTGCATGCACGCGTATTCGGTCTACACCGACTTCACCGATCCCCTTGACCCGTACTTCGTTCCCTTCGCGTGCCTGCTCACGAGGGCACTTGGAGGGAAGGAAGTTCTAATGGAAGAGTTCGGGATGCCGACGACACCGGAGGAGACCAGAAAGGTACGCTCCGTGACCGGAAAGCACGAGGCCGAGCACTACCTGATAAACGAGGGGGACGCCGCGAGATGGCTCGAAGAGACCCTCAAAGCCCTCTACGAGTTCGGAACCCTCGGTGCGTTCTACTGGAACTTCGCCGATTATCACGAGAGCGTATGGGACAGGCCTCCCCTCGACAGGGCGGTTCATGAGAGGTTCTTTGGCCTCCTGAGGAGCGACGGGAGCCTGAAGCCGACAGCACTTGTGATCAGGGAGTTCAGGAAAAAGATGGGCGAACTTAAAAGGAGAAACGTGGAGATAGATGTGCCGGAAGACTACTACTCAGACCCTAAGGGCAACCTTGTGAGGCTGTACAGGGAGTTCAGGAAAAAGCTCGGCCTTGAGTGAGGTGGTTGCCGTGATCGTATCCGTTGGGGAAGTGCTCATAGACTTCATAGCCCTCCAGGAGGGAAAGCTGAAGGACGTGAAGTCCTTCGAGAAGCATCCCGGCGGTGCCCCCGCCAACGTTGCCGTCGGACTCGCGAGGCTCGGCGTTGAGAGCGCGCTGGTAAGCAAGGTCGGTGACGACCCCTTTGGGGACTTCCTGCTCGAAAGGCTCCGTGACGAGGGTGTGAAGACATACATATCCAGGGACGCCGAAAAACACACCGGTGTCGTCTTCGTCCAGCTGATCGGCGCCAAGCCGGAGTTCATCCTCTACGACGGCGTTGCCTACTTCAACCTAAAGCCTGAGGACGTGGAGGCGGTCCTTCTTGAGAACGCGGAGGTCGTTCATTTCGGAACCGTGCTCTTCGCCAGGGAGCCCTCGCGCTCAACGCTCTTCGGAGTTTTAGGGGGACTTAAGGGGAAGGTTCCGCTGAGCTACGACGTCAACATAAGGCCCGACCTCTGGCGCGGAAGGGAGGAGGAAATGCTGAGGGACATAGAGAGGGCGTTGAAACTGGCCGATATCGTCAAGCTCGGCGACGGCGAGCTGGAGTACCTCAGAAACAACGGGGTAAGCCTCGATGACTTCGACTTCAAACTGCTCGCGGTAACTCTGGGTGAGAAGGGCAGCGAGCTGACGAGCGGGGGTGTCAGGATTCACGTGCCGGCCTATAGGGTTGAGCCTCTCGACACCACAGGGGCTGGAGATGCCTTTACAGCCGCCCTCTTGGCTGGCCTGCACTACTCGAACCTGCTCGGTGCGGGGACCATTGAGGAGGAACACCTCAGAAAAATCGGCCGTTTCGCAAACCTCATAGCGGCGCTCTCAACGACCCTTAGGGGTGCC
This is a stretch of genomic DNA from Thermococcus sp.. It encodes these proteins:
- a CDS encoding ABC transporter substrate-binding protein, whose translation is MRFHAKRFALLLSVLLLAAFVSGCISGGGTSPTQTTSSPGQTTTQEQVEIVVYGQWGGVEGENFQNALKVYEQEHPNVKIKYVVQSKLRDAVLTELATGSPGFDIAILPWPALITELGQKNQLEPMNSVVDAYKGDIMENLLEPVKVGDTYYAVPIKAWAKPGIWYNVHDFEKYNLTPPKTLDDLKAVCKVFEQNGIQPMASGAADKWPLSDIFEAVLIRVGGPQLHNDLMTHKVKWTDPQVLEAFKVLSDLLKEGCYGDPKVAIGEKWEVQVTRLGQGEVAMYFMGNWINLMLQNQGYQPGTDYDLIPFPVINPNADFAIVAGGDWVIIPKGAPHKDAAFELAKWLAGPEYQKIMVEQKGYLAPNLQVPKSAYDPVDAKIIDMMAKYTVVPDLDDNAPSGFQPIIWDKLFELWANPDNYQQIAQELEQYAEQYYGS
- a CDS encoding beta-galactosidase; translation: MEFVLGVNYWPRRKAMFWWKEFEEDEVREEFTVIKELNLDVVRIFLLWEDFQPEPERVDEKSLRNLERVMDIAHELGLGVMPTFFIGHMSGINWLPEWTLSETPHPRFLTYSNGRVVDLGARDIYEEPDLLKAEELLLRTVGSELDDHPALYAWDISNEIDNVRIPRTPWAGKRWVRFVYETLKASSSKPVTFGIHQEDIQGDKHFRVGDVAEGNDFLCMHAYSVYTDFTDPLDPYFVPFACLLTRALGGKEVLMEEFGMPTTPEETRKVRSVTGKHEAEHYLINEGDAARWLEETLKALYEFGTLGAFYWNFADYHESVWDRPPLDRAVHERFFGLLRSDGSLKPTALVIREFRKKMGELKRRNVEIDVPEDYYSDPKGNLVRLYREFRKKLGLE
- a CDS encoding carbohydrate ABC transporter permease: MKVSTRYKVTINLVAWTIGLMLLIPLLGLIMTSVRPFDEIVNGWWNLRNAHFIINNYVSVWDAGFWRNILNSILIATVATIVPILIAGMAAYGFTSFSFPIKTMLFLTLVAIQVVPQQAVIVPLLRLFRDLHMYDQYYGIILVHTAFALPWTIFFLRNFFMSIPKDYEEAARIDGLSDVGIYFRVILPIAMPAVISVAVVQFIFVWQDLFFAITLLRPEKWPVSAGVTQFISRYNPNWGQLTAAGVLAIIVPITVYVVLQKYYMRGVSGGIKG
- a CDS encoding carbohydrate kinase; its protein translation is MIVSVGEVLIDFIALQEGKLKDVKSFEKHPGGAPANVAVGLARLGVESALVSKVGDDPFGDFLLERLRDEGVKTYISRDAEKHTGVVFVQLIGAKPEFILYDGVAYFNLKPEDVEAVLLENAEVVHFGTVLFAREPSRSTLFGVLGGLKGKVPLSYDVNIRPDLWRGREEEMLRDIERALKLADIVKLGDGELEYLRNNGVSLDDFDFKLLAVTLGEKGSELTSGGVRIHVPAYRVEPLDTTGAGDAFTAALLAGLHYSNLLGAGTIEEEHLRKIGRFANLIAALSTTLRGAWSVPKMEEVALMREFRELYQRSKR
- a CDS encoding carbohydrate ABC transporter permease; the encoded protein is MGGRRDWLSKDFLILMMPAFILLLVFILYPIFNTFYLGFTKWDGFTQPQFVGLDNYRTMMGDPLFWTSVKNNIFIFIVFLPFVTMLGLGFALLLHNSAVVGRNLLRGFVMLGMVMPLTVVGIVWMLLLDPNAGIVNHVLSVFGIEPRAWIQDPSTAIYFVIIGSLWAWQGFSTTVFLAGLEGLDVEVLEASVIDGANPWQRFRYVILPLLKPALIVVVTMSSIYILKVFDLVYVLSGGESVPMYLSVLAYMVYYEIFRMFKWGYAAAIATLLTVAVFLFSIGMLKRMISERGVGS